GCAGGATTAAATCTGTGTCCCATCTAATTTCCCCCAAATCATAAAATCATACGGTGTTTGCACCGATCAGTGCTCTACGTAGTCTTCATCAACGCTCGAATAGCTTCTTCAATGGCTTCAGTAGACGGTTGTCCACTAGTCACTTCTTCCCGTATGCAACGCTCCATGTTGGTTGCAATCACATACATTTGCACTCGTTCTACCCCAGCGCGAATGGCAGAAAGTTGAGTCATGACATCGCGACACCCTTGCTCACGCTCCATCATATTCAAAACCCCGCGCAATTGTCCTTCTATGCGCCGTAATCGATTCTTGATTGGCTTTGGATAGGTCGTGCTATTATTCAAGGTATCGCTCTCCATTCAACTCGCTCTCCTTTTTGTTTACTC
The genomic region above belongs to Sulfoacidibacillus ferrooxidans and contains:
- a CDS encoding metal-sensitive transcriptional regulator; amino-acid sequence: MESDTLNNSTTYPKPIKNRLRRIEGQLRGVLNMMEREQGCRDVMTQLSAIRAGVERVQMYVIATNMERCIREEVTSGQPSTEAIEEAIRALMKTT